A single genomic interval of Pochonia chlamydosporia 170 chromosome 7, whole genome shotgun sequence harbors:
- a CDS encoding fungal transcriptional regulatory protein (similar to Metarhizium robertsii ARSEF 23 XP_007824859.2): MALSASVLGAQNNDSQLKLKGLQTYCSATVDMLNAVQHQKHSRSDGVLAAVRLLEFYEVLFGFGAKLNSANSNLASWWRHNDGQLALILHRGPYSFQHGPAHTLFVDARYNTALSHLTRRKRCPLDDSDWKTIPWIYCKKSIKDRLVDILVHLPGLMQDMDILQELTLIAPAGEWKKKVLKSCLGLKEALRRWETEIGQELERFDYTVSTTPLKPPSTDREVSLLHLSTLYWAISLAVDTSLGTLLVQNARSGGVEGDCEDDSETESTSSMATSGKGDSSSRRQLKDQDDRRTLLRTYAYKIAHAIPLLFEPESGAFGCNVALFPLLSAWRFLSMTEPVDKPSPEHQIILKLSEKQFQGTSVGRFSASLKRDVWNHKQSGHAAKKD, translated from the exons ATGGCTCTAAGTGCTTCTGTTCTCGGCGCACAGAACAATGATTCACAACTCAAATTGAAAGGACTACAGACGTATTGTAGCGCCACGGTTGACATGCTCAATGCTGTGCAGCATCAAAAACACTCCCGAAGTGACGGGGTTTTAGCAGCCGTCAGGCTCTTGGAATTCTATGAG GTATTGTTCGGGTTCGGGGCAAAACTGAACAGCGCGAATTCCAATCTCGcgagctggtggaggcatAATGATGGCCAACTGGCCTTAATTCTACATCGTGGACCGTATTCTTTCCAGCATGGGCCGGCACATACGCTTTTTGTTGATGCGCGATACAACACC GCGTTATCACATCTCACGCGGAGGAAGCGATGCCCTCTGGACGACTCCGACTGGAAAACAATACCGTGGATATATTGCAAGAAGTCGATTAAAGACAGACTAGTTGACATTCTGGTGCATCTCCCAGGATTGATgcaggacatggacattCTGCAGGAATTGACGTTAATAGCACCCGCTGGAGAGTGGAAAAAGAAGGTCCTTAAGTCCTGCTTGGGATTGAAGGAGGCATTGCGAAGGTGGGAAACTGAGATCGGCCAGGAACTCGAGAGATTTGACTATACTgtttcaacaacaccatTGAAACCACCTTCCACTGACCGGGAGGTGTCACTATTGCATCTTAGTACCCTCTACTGGGCGATATCCCTGGCCGTGGACACTTCTCTTGGGACCTTGCTTGTACAAAATGCTCGATccggtggtgttgaaggcGATTGCGAAGACGACTCAGAGACGGAGAGTACATCGTCGATGGCAACTTCTGGCAAGGGCGATTCAAGTTCTAGGCGTCAGCTCAAAGACCAGGACGATCGCAGGACGTTATTACGAACGTACGCGTACAAAATAGCCCACGCCATCCCACTCTTATTTGAGCCTGAATCCGGTGCTTTTGGCTGCAACGTCGCCTTGTTTCCGTTGCTATCGGCTTGGCGCTTTCTATCCATGACAGAGCCGGTTGACAAACCGAGCCCCGAGCATCAAATCATTTTGAAACTTTCTGAGAAACAATTTCAGGGGACCAGCGTTGGCAGATTTTCCGCCAGCTTGAAGCGTGACGTGTGGAACCATAAGCAATCTGGCCATGCAGCCAAGAAAGACTAA